CTCGAAAACATCAAGACGGCAATCAAGACCCGCCTCGACGAGGAATTCGGGATCGACCACTCAACGCTGGAGTTTGAACGCTCAGCGACCAAACATCGGGACGCAGACAGGTATGGTCATGGGTGACCTCAAAACCGTGGTTCTCGTGCTGGGTTGTGCGGCCAATCTGTTGCTGGTCGCGGGTATACTCTGGTCCATGTTCCAACCGGAGCGACGAGTCTGGCCGCCGATTCACTCTACAGGAGCCCACAAGATTGTCGTCTGGGGACCTACGTGCGTCGGCTTCGGATCTGCCATCGTTTTGGCTCTGCTAGAATGGGGTGAGCTCGACTTCCCATGGATCATACGTTGGGGTTTAGGGCTTTGTCTGATCGTTCTGGGCAATGCCGTTGTCTGGTCCGGTGTGATGCAACTTGGGATGGCGGCGACGAGTGGTGATGAAGGCGTTCTGCGGACCCGTGGCCTTTACCGGTTCTCCCGCAATCCTCAGTATGTGGCTGACATGGCGATCCTCATCGGGATCGGACTGCTCTCCGCCTCGATCCTCGCGTGGCCAGTGATTATCACCGGCGTTACTGCATTGGCACTCGCGCCCTTCGCTGAAGAGCGCTGGTTGATTGATCGCTACGGGGACCCATACCGAGGCTACCTCCGCACAACCCGCAGGTTTCTCTGACAGCATAAGGACAGCTGATCTCACGGCTTTGTGAGTGGCAGCCTGTTGAAGCTCTAGTGGGTGGAGGTCCGAGAATAGTCCAAACAGATAAAATTTGAGGTTTTCATGATGAAACGAGCGAACGACATGTCAGTCACGCGCAGGGCTGCGCTCCTGGGGGCCGCCGCAAGCGGCTTGGTTCTCGGAACCGGCAGGGGAGTGGCACAGACAAACGAGGGTCTGGCGACACCGGCGGTGCGAAGCAATATTTCCGGGTTTAGGGTTGCGTCCTGGCAAGATCATTTTGACAACCTGCGGAATGGCGCGATTCTCTGCGACATTGACTCCCGCGCGGTGCAGTTCTGGTCGGAAGACGAAAACGTCTACAAGCTTTACCCCTCCAGCGTCCCTCTTACGGAGGAGTTGACGCGGCGCGGTTACACCGAAATCGTTCGCAAGGTGGATGGCCCGAGCTGGCGACCTACGCCGTCGATGAAGGAGCGCAATCCCGAATGGCCGGATTTCGTTGGCCCTGGCCCCGACAATCCCCTTGGAACACACGCCCTTTATCTGTCATGGCAGTACTACCGCGTTCACGGCACAGGTGACACGCGCAAGATCGGTCGACAATCGTCGAACGGCTGCATCGGCCTCTACAACGAACATATCGAAGAGTTGTTTGGATTAGCCGAGGTTGGTACTCAGGTTAAGTTGTTCTAAGGGCGGAAATTTTAAATATGCGAATTCATCTTGGCTTACTTCTCCCAGCAGCGTTTTTGTTGGGAGCGTGTTCCGCTTCTATTCCTGGCAGGCCCGACACTGCACAAAACAGACCACTGCCGGAGGCAGTCGTCGCTATGGCCGCAACGGGTCAGGATCTTCAGTCCGCGCGCCTTTTGCCGGAAGACGGCTGCTACTGGTATCTGCACAACGGTCCCGTGGAAGTTACCCTGGTGCCGCTCCGAACCCCTCGCGGAAATCCGATTTGTACCGCGCCGGCGGCCTAGCGGGGTTCAATAATCCGAAGTGCTCCCCGGCTAGGATAAACTCCCGTCACTTTCCCTGACCGATGGTGCTTTGGTACACGGCCTCAGCTTCCCGCAGTGACACTGTCCTCGGCCGAGTAGAGGAAAGCCGTCGAACCAATATCGACGTTGGGATAAAGCTCGTTTATGTGCGCCATGACCATTCT
The genomic region above belongs to Sulfitobacter sp. M39 and contains:
- a CDS encoding methyltransferase family protein, which translates into the protein MGDLKTVVLVLGCAANLLLVAGILWSMFQPERRVWPPIHSTGAHKIVVWGPTCVGFGSAIVLALLEWGELDFPWIIRWGLGLCLIVLGNAVVWSGVMQLGMAATSGDEGVLRTRGLYRFSRNPQYVADMAILIGIGLLSASILAWPVIITGVTALALAPFAEERWLIDRYGDPYRGYLRTTRRFL
- a CDS encoding L,D-transpeptidase — protein: MKRANDMSVTRRAALLGAAASGLVLGTGRGVAQTNEGLATPAVRSNISGFRVASWQDHFDNLRNGAILCDIDSRAVQFWSEDENVYKLYPSSVPLTEELTRRGYTEIVRKVDGPSWRPTPSMKERNPEWPDFVGPGPDNPLGTHALYLSWQYYRVHGTGDTRKIGRQSSNGCIGLYNEHIEELFGLAEVGTQVKLF